Proteins from one Argopecten irradians isolate NY chromosome 15, Ai_NY, whole genome shotgun sequence genomic window:
- the LOC138309010 gene encoding PDF receptor-like: MIRNIKNSFISKEKCMKLFSDITIPPEVGRYCNATHDGSSCWPPTLAGSEVKQPCPKVPDLQLNPSQFVYRRCGLNGEWSDIKDAHIVIQKTLYEECFIKGPSFESLNQNAKISNILGIVLLLVSLITIFVALLIYYVVLPKFVNGILHVRVQKHLFVSVIFDATTKLTIQILLLFQLHNIASVEITFTHELLATMKQYSDLAIILWLTNDTHFLQVISRSGQICNSGYMTYIVIGWGLPIVPTSVWAVSMAVSHKIKDWTGHTESPLIWIMEIPKLLGLLTALLFLCITIYRIIARTKHTKHKTNLDVRKIKYDVLMSGLFYIVILVSVLFIMIITHAQIKCISCSYISTILTSSNGILLSILYCFLNNNVHAYIKYSQTVLPTTP; the protein is encoded by the coding sequence ATGATACGGAATATAAAGAACAGCTTTATTTCAAAGGAAAAATGTATGAAACTTTTCTCAGATATAACTATACCACCAGAAGTCGGTCGATATTGTAACGCAACGCATGATGGGAGTTCCTGTTGGCCTCCAACCTTAGCGGGGTCAGAGGTCAAGCAACCATGTCCAAAGGTACCGGACCTACAGCTAAATCCCTCACAGTTTGTATACAGACGATGTGGCCTTAACGGTGAATGGTCGGATATTAAGGACGCGCATATCGTTATTCAGAAAACACTTTATGAAGAATGTTTCATCAAAGGACCTTCGTTCGAATCCCTTAATCAGAACGCGAAAATATCCAACATTCTTGGCATAGTGTTGTTACTAGTTTCACTCATAACTATATTTGTGGCTCTACTTATATACTATGTTGTTTTACCGAAATTCGTGAATGGGATTTTACATGTGAGAGTGcaaaaacatttgtttgtgtCGGTCATTTTTGACGCGACAACAAAACTGACCATTCAGATTCTACTACTGTTTCAACTTCATAACATTGCTAGCGTAGAAATAACATTCACTCACGAATTACTAGCAACAATGAAGCAATATTCTGATCTCGCCATTATATTGTGGTTAACGAACGATACCCACTTTCTACAGGTAATATCAAGGTCCGGACAAATATGTAATTCCGGATATATGACATATATTGTGATTGGCTGGGGGTTGCCAATCGTACCAACTTCCGTTTGGGCCGTTTCTATGGCAGTGAGTCATAAAATAAAAGACTGGACCGGACACACAGAATCTCCGCTTATTTGGATCATGGAGATTCCGAAATTACTCGGACTTCTCACAGCTTTGTTGTTTCTGTGTATTACAATTTACCGTATAATAGCAAGGACAAAGCATACTAAACACAAAACCAACTTGGACGTCCGGAAAATCAAATATGATGTTCTGATGTCGGGACTATTCTATATAGTGATCCTAGTGTCGGTATTGTTCATCATGATTATTACGCATGCGCAGATTAAATGTATTTCGTGCTCCTACATTTCCACCATTCTGACGTCATCCAACGGTATATTGTTATCCATATTGTATTGTTTCCTCAATAACAATGTCCATGCCTATATAAAGTATAGTCAGACAGTGTTACCTACAACACCATAG
- the LOC138309616 gene encoding hyaluronan mediated motility receptor-like: MYPVFTFVVIFLLVNTSSQQNIGREQEVCTAVQTNDVLEKALPLIRRHLEVETESCKHKMDQVNAKLSVSLEAVQAELESTKQRNNDMNVSLEAVQAELESTKQRNNDMNVSLEAVQAELESTKQRNNDMNVSLEAVQAELESTKQRNNDMNVSLEAVQAELESTKQRNNDMNVSLEAVRAELESRTGKYKTTQQPHECFIGSCLGKYETT; the protein is encoded by the exons ATGTATCCCGTGTTCACATTCGTAGTAATATTTCTATTGGTAAATACCTCTTCCCAACAAAATATCGGTCGGGAGCAGGAGGTCTGTACAGCGGTACAGACCAATGATGTGTTAGAGAAGGCCTTGCCTTTGATTCGGCGTCACCTAGAGGTCGAGACCGAATCATGTAAACATAAGATGGATCAAGTCAACGCTAAATTGAGTGTTTCCTTGGAAGCTGTGCAGGCAGAACTGGAAAGTACGAAACAACGCAATAACGACATGAATGTTTCATTGGAAGCTGTGCAGGCAGAACTGGAAAGTACGAAACAACGCAATAACGACATGAATGTTTCATTGGAAGCTGTGCAGGCAGAACTGGAAAGTACGAAACAACGCAATAACGACATGAATGTTTCATTGGAAGCTGTGCAGGCAGAACTGGAAAGTACGAAACAACGCAATAACGACATGAATGTTTCATTGGAAGCTGTGCAGGCAGAACTGGAAAGTACGAAACAACGCAATAACGACATGAATGTTTCATTGGAAGCTGTGCGGGCAGAACTGGAAA GCAGAACTGGAAAGTACAAAACAACGCAACAACCACATGAATGTTTCATTGGAAGCTGTCTTGGAAAGTACGAAACAACGTAA
- the LOC138309046 gene encoding fibrinogen-like protein A isoform X1, with the protein MKKHIQELKATKWLTSCSDLSPGSPSGVYRMTLTPGRSDDVYCDMDTAGGPWTVIQNRQDGTVDFYRNWTEYQTGFGDLDGEFWAGLDIIHLLTLSGSILRINLMSWKNDVKYAQYRDFRVGDASSKYRLSVSGFSGNVSGKFFVCLLRVYLIKTFRKHNYQVIL; encoded by the exons atgaaaaaacatattcaaGAGCTGAAAGCAACCAAGT GGCTTACGAGTTGTAGTGATTTGAGTCCTGGCAGTCCCTCCGGTGTTTatagaatgaccttgacccctgGCCGGAGTGACGatgtttactgtgacatggaCACAGCTGGAGGGCCATGGACA GTGATACAGAACAGACAGGACGGTACTGTAGACTTCTACCGGAACTGGACGGAATATCAGACAGGATTTGGTGACTTAGACGGAGAATTCTGGGCCG GACTGGACATAATACACCTCCTTACCCTGAGCGGTTCCATCCTTCGTATCAATTTGATGTCCTGGAAGAACGATGTGAAGTACGCCCAGTATCGGGACTTCCGTGTGGGGGACGCGTCATCGAAGTACCGACTGTCGGTATCGGGATTCTCCGGGAATGTCTCCGgtaagttttttgtttgtttgttaagaGTTTATCTCATTAAAACATTTAGAAAGCATAATTACCAAGTCATTTTATGA
- the LOC138309046 gene encoding angiopoietin-related protein 7-like isoform X2 has product MTLTPGRSDDVYCDMDTAGGPWTVIQNRQDGTVDFYRNWTEYQTGFGDLDGEFWAGLDIIHLLTLSGSILRINLMSWKNDVKYAQYRDFRVGDASSKYRLSVSGFSGNVSGKFFVCLLRVYLIKTFRKHNYQVIL; this is encoded by the exons atgaccttgacccctgGCCGGAGTGACGatgtttactgtgacatggaCACAGCTGGAGGGCCATGGACA GTGATACAGAACAGACAGGACGGTACTGTAGACTTCTACCGGAACTGGACGGAATATCAGACAGGATTTGGTGACTTAGACGGAGAATTCTGGGCCG GACTGGACATAATACACCTCCTTACCCTGAGCGGTTCCATCCTTCGTATCAATTTGATGTCCTGGAAGAACGATGTGAAGTACGCCCAGTATCGGGACTTCCGTGTGGGGGACGCGTCATCGAAGTACCGACTGTCGGTATCGGGATTCTCCGGGAATGTCTCCGgtaagttttttgtttgtttgttaagaGTTTATCTCATTAAAACATTTAGAAAGCATAATTACCAAGTCATTTTATGA
- the LOC138309470 gene encoding uncharacterized protein yields MGRRQHESMTSNTDIDDRAAKRTNPSQYPDCSLCCQNHFCNTNLCDPHPMNLTRKRCLSCDSVEQLSDCHTVQGCDADENCYASYYLNTFGEKRFRLGCMRQNVCDQGGSTHVGETQYCSKCCSGDHCNRGLCKHAADTTPVTMTTTPTPTTPTTAAPVTPACEDDPTRPCISSLLSSICGDPQFSQLCKKSCGLCGGTSGAPNFTQPAAVTVVTTPTSTLTQFVTSTSSSIPGCEDSKTQSCAPEILPIVCFDDVMKYYCKKSCNICGLTNPPPVVCADTHPNECSNQTLLQGICSDIELATLFCAKSCGTCHAEITTASTCRDDDTRCFNIPFLTAACVDPNQRNLCKKSCKICT; encoded by the exons ATGGGTCGTCGACAACACGAATCGATGACGTCAAACACTGATATTGATGACAGGGCTGCCAAGAGAACGAACCCCTCTCAGTATCCGGATTGTTCTTTATGTTGTCAAAACCATTTCTGCAATACAAACCTGTGTGACCCCCATCCGA TGAACTTGACCAGGAAGCGATGTCTGTCATGTGACAGTGTGGAACAGTTGAGTGACTGTCACACAGTACAGGGCTGTGACGCGGACGAG AATTGCTACGCTTCCTATTATCTGAATACGTTTGGAGAGAAACGATTTCGGCTCGGATGTATGAGACAAAAT GTATGTGACCAGGGAGGGTCAACACATGTTGGAGAAACCCAGTATTGTTCTAAATGTTGTTCAGGCGATCACTGTAATAGAGGCCTATGTAAAC ATGCCGCGGACACCACTccagttaccatgacaaccacccccacccccaccacccCGACCACAGCGGCCCCGGTCACACCCGCCTGTGAAGACGATCCCACTCGTCCCTGCATATCCAGCCTCTTGTCGTCCATCTGTGGTGATCCCCAGTTCAGTCAGCTCTGTAAAAAGTCGTGCGGACTATGCG GAGGTACTTCCGGAGCTCCGAATTTCACGCAACCTGCAGCTGTTACCGTGGTAACCACTCCTACATCGACATTGACCCAGTTTGTGACGTCAACTTCAAGTTCAATACCTGGTTGTGAGGACAGCAAGACTCAGTCTTGTGCTCCAGAAATACTTCCCATTGTCTGTTTTGATGATGTCatgaaatattactgtaaaaaaTCCTGCAATATATGTG GTTTAACAAACCCGCCACCTGTTGTTTGTGCGGACACACACCCAAACGAGTGTTCTAACCAAACTCTACTACAAGGAATATGTTCTGATATTGAGTTAGCCACATTATTTTGTGCTAAGAGCTGTGGTACATGTCATG CAGAAATCACTACTGCCTCTACATGCAGGGATGACGATACTCGATGTTTCAACATACCTTTTCTCACGGCCGCGTGTGTAGACCCTAACCAAAGAAATCTGTGTAAAAAGAGTTGTAAAATTTGCACATAA
- the LOC138309394 gene encoding uncharacterized protein, which yields MATSLYKCQNPQQPHGQSTCNHHKGRQLVLYCKTCEEPVCTKCLSSIHTGHLFCELSELTSEKKQDIRNFIDKTENVDLVEIDEFINCVDNSLKENISCFEKLSEQLNTQTAKLKEKLDLLVTQTLSLYQQMEEDNAKLLHTYKQDLEMYSDQLKQKVEDCKNLLQRGSDIEIYDTDCDVTSSVSLPLKPTLAFASLTPNSNPQRYLEQALGEIEILYKCQSHGRPGCDLTIGSHKEEGTSAHQQTSDIDAGTDATKEEICNRGYHLPPQTKILEKWRSPCSIDSICPTTDGRAWTMYLNTLTLLDRKGKVVQKVKHNTRISNISLSPITNTLWACGKCNILELESGRLQTRFSTNAESLSICITASEHVIIGMYSKISKFTTRGQLVQTTVATEEQFVNWPLSISECPVTHNIAVVNRWSDVVIMDNALQKLFVYTGEITGVYSPTTGGKSFDPVDAVYDKIGILVMGDNKTECFLLINGRGQFIRIIHTNDHKAWAIGIDIEGVLWSVFQRNDVKLLQYNDIYQTEGDIV from the coding sequence ATGGCGACATCCCTTTATAAATGTCAAAATCCCCAGCAACCTCATGGTCAATCCACGTGTAATCAtcacaaggggagacaactggtTCTTTACTGTAAAACATGTGAGGAACCTGTATGTACTAAATGCTTGTCTTCCATCCATACGGGTCATCTTTTCTGTGAACTCAGTGAACTAACTTCCGAGAAGAAACAAGACATTCGAAACTTTATAGACAAGACTGAAAATGTTGACCTAGTGGAAATAGATGAGTTTATCAATTGTGTTGATAATTCTCTGAAGGAAAACATTAGTTGTTTTGAAAAACTTTCAGAACAGTTAAATACACAAACTGCAAAATTAAAGGAGAAACTTGATCTACTAGTGACACAGACTTTATCTCTATATCAACAAATGGAGGAGGATAACGCTAAGTTACTTCACACCTACAAACAGGACCTTGAGATGTACAGCGATCAGCTGAAACAGAAGGTAGAGGATTGTAAGAACTTACTTCAGCGCGGTTCTGACATCGAAATCTATGATACAGACTGTGATGTCACCTCTTCTGTCTCACTCCCCCTCAAACCTACTCTCGCTTTCGCTAGCCTCACTCCTAACAGTAACCCTCAGAGGTATCTGGAGCAAGCTCTCGGGGAGATagagattttatataaatgtcagAGCCATGGACGTCCCGGATGTGATCTCACTATTGGATCACACAAGGAAGAAGGAACGTCCGCTCACCAACAGACATCTGATATAGACGCGGGTACAGACGCTACAAAAGAAGAAATATGTAATCGGGGTTATCACCTACCTCCTCAGACCAAGATCCTGGAGAAGTGGAGGTCTCCTTGTTCTATTGATTCTATCTGCCCTACTACTGACGGTCGCGCGTGGACCATGTACTTGAACACATTAACTCTCCTCGACAGGAAGGGTAAAGTAGTACAGAAGGTAAAACACAACACCAGGATAAGTAACATAAGCCTTTCTCCTATAACCAACACTCTGTGGGCCTGTGGCAAGTGTAACATCCTAGAGCTGGAGTCAGGACGACTACAGACCAGATTTAGTACCAATGCTGAATCTCTGTCCATCTGTATTACAGCCAGTGAACACGTCATCATAGGGATGTACAGTAAAATCTCCAAATTCACCACAAGAGGTCAGTTGGTACAGACCACTGTAGCGACTGAGGAACAGTTTGTGAATTGGCCATTAAGCATATCTGAGTGTCCTGTTACACATAACATCGCCGTTGTTAATCGCTGGAGTGATGTTGTCATCATGGACAACGCTCTCCAGAAACTATTCGTATATACGGGTGAAATAACAGGTGTATATTCACCAACAACAGGGGGCAAATCATTTGATCCCGTGGATGCGGTCTATGACAAAATAGGTATCCTTGTTATGGGGGACAATAAAACCGAATGTTTCCTCCTCATCAATGGTCGTGGTCAGTTTATCAGGATCATACACACTAATGACCACAAGGCATGGGCCATTGGTATCGACATTGAGGGAGTACTGTGGTCGGTGTTCCAACGGAACGATGTCAAACTTTTACAATACAACGATATTTATCAAACGGAGGGTGACATTGTGTGA